The nucleotide sequence acattttaCAGATTATCCAACAAGAACTTgcagcacccagctttctttctgttttgttggtCAACCATCGCTTGTAGTTAAGTCTCAGGAAAAGCTTCTACTGACAACTTGAATCTTGTCCTGGATAACTTGTTCTGCAGTCTGCAGAGTATGTTGGTAGACACTGTCATGAGAAACAGCTACTGAAAGAACAAAAAGGGAGTCAGGTAGTGTGATATCCACAAAACCATAGCCAGGCTTTAATCGTTTGTCTGTCTGGCTGGAGATGGAGGacacagggaaggaaagggactGTGGCTTTAGGGACTGGTGATGAGAAAGGGTAGGAGGACTGCTGGAAAGTGGGGATCTGGGTGGTAGCAAGAGCCAGACTACAATTAATTGTCACCTCTATTACAAAGTGTGAGAGTAAGAGGGTCCTTAGGGACTGAGGGACATGGCTTATCTTGGGACCCGAGTCACCGCTGACCCTACCAACTAGCCCATTGCCCAGCAGCCTGTGGTAGTGTGGTCAGACAGACATGACACACATGCTTGTGGCGTAAACACAGGCTCCACCCGTCTTAGAAGCTCATCCTTATCCCGGCATAGGGAGCCACCAAAACAAGGATGGCGTCAAGCCATGGTTCAGACCAGAGTTCTGTTCATTCTGAGCCAGGCGCCCAAGGTCTCAGATAAGCCAGCTTTTCTGTGGATTGGGGACAGCAAGGGGTAACTGGCTTGTGGAAAGGACTAAGTCAGGTTCTGTTCAGTGCTGTGTAGATTGTAACATGAAGAGATACTGTTACCTAAGTGCAAGAATTCTAGAAAGTCCATGTTTCTCTATCCAAAGATTGTATAAGTAATCTTCAGTGGGAAAATCAAGCAATGTGGTCATGTGAAGAAAGGCTTGAACACGGCCGTGCACCTTGCCCCTGACCACCTCAGGATTCCCAGCTGATTCGTCTCACTGTTAGATTTCCATCTGGAATCTGAAAGCACAGAAGGACTAGAGTCGCCTTCTGTGATGGGACAAATTGAGAGAAGTATCGCTAGCATTTACAGCACTCTTTTCGGGTTAGTGTGAACATGGGAAGTTTTGCCAAGTGATGGACTTCCAGAAAACCTTTCTGAGAAGTTTTTAGGGAAACTTTTTCTGAAGTTAAGTGCCAAGTTGTGATACGAGGTAGGTGTCACTTTAGTCTGATAAAAATTGGGAAATTCCTTGATCCTCACTTGAGAGTTTAAGTTTGTTTAGTTGATAAGTGGCCTGTATTCAGAACTGTCTGAGCCTTTATCATGGACTTACTACAAACTGGAACAGGCTGTCATTTACCATGTTGACAAACTGGGAGCATTGCAAAATGTGAtttgtaataataaaaactgCTCGGATGGATTGCGGTGCTTTGTTTGGCCGTGTTTTTATCCATGTTCTGCTTCAGCCACGAGTCCTTGTTTCCTCCTTCAGGGTACCTCCAAGAGGCCTACCTGTGGACCAAGCAAGTTCTGACCATCATGGAGAAGTCTCTGGTCTTGCTGCGAGAGGTGACGGATGGCTCGCTCTATGAAGGAGTGGCGTACGGCAGTTACACCACTAGATCGCTTTTCCAGTACATGTTTCTCGTTCAGAGGCACTTTGACATCAACCACTTTGGCCACCCGTGGCTGAAGCAACACTTTGCCTTCATGTACAGGACCATCTTGCCAGGTACAATGAAGAGGGAGAAACATTTCACCATTTTGACTGTGATCGTGAGCTAGAATAGACAAAGATATGAGCCGCGCAGGAGGGCTTGTCTACTGAGGTGAAAGTTTCTTTTTCATCCAAAGAAAAAGTTAAGAGCTACATAGAAATCAAACATTTTGGGAGCTAGCATGAAGATTTGCTAGTTTCAGTATTAAGGGTTGGAACTTTCGCTATATATTTAAACTTGATAGCCATAAACTCATTTTCATGAACCTAAACAAGATAATTgtacttcagtttcttttctaagGTCCAAGCTTAGGTCGATGGTAGATTTGGGATTTAGTTTTTTAATTCAAACTCTACAGACTTGAAATGAATGGtagattgtgtgtatatatgtatatatatatatatatatatatatatatatatatatatatatagtatttgaAGCTTAGTATTTTCTTTGAGTGTTTCATTGAGCcgaggtgtagttcagtggtagaatgcaaGGTAAACATATATACCTGGTTTTAATGAAGTTTtaaccctttttttaaaaaaaaagtaataaaattacagTGAAATACCATTATGTGCATATCTGATTAAATATTGTATTAGAGtaaatggcacagaatatacagaACCAAACAATAAAATGGTATAAAACTTTAGTCacagccgggtggtagtggtgcacgtctttaatcccagcactcaggaggcagaggcaagtggatatctgtgagttcgaggccagcctggtctacaatagctggttccaggacaggctccaaaactacaaagaaaccctgtctcacaaaccacacacacacacacacacacacacacacacacacacacaaaaccaaaaaactttaGTTACATGCTGCTCTACCATTGTGTTCCTAATTATTTATATGATTTGATAACTTACTCATTTCTAAGACATCTTTATAATCCTCCTGGTTCCTAAAACAGGACTAAGATCAGAAAATTTAGGAGGTAAATTTTTGATGATTCTGATGGTtaattttctagtttcttttctgttgtatgataaaaataaaaataaacaacaaaaaacccacaaacaaaaacccaaaaaacttgACAAAAAAGCAGCTTACAAAAGAAGATGAATTTTGCTTGTAATTAATAATTCTAAATAATTATTTGGGCTTATAATAATCCCAGCGGGAACAGTGGCAGAAAAGACTTGGCAACAGGGTAGGAAGGCGTCACAGAGGGAGGGTGATGCTGGCTGACCTCATTGCATCTGCACACAGGAaccagagagggagacaggaaacTGGGCGGGGCTAAAGCCTCAGTGTCCTCAGTGTCCCCAGAGTtatacttcttccagcaagacTCCACTTCCTAAAAGTCCCATATCTACTGTCCCAAACACCGATACCAGCTAGAAACTGAGTGTTCCAACACATGAGCCTAAGGCAAACTTTTCATATTGAAACTGTAACAGTTCTGATTGTCAGCTTGGTATAATAGTAAGGGAGTCTCACTGAGCGATTATCTAAATCAGGATGGCGTGTGGGAAGGTCTGTGGCAGTTTGTCTTGATTACATTATTTGCTCCcggtgggtggcaccatcctctAGGAAGGGGATTCTGAACTGCATTGAGTAGAGGAAGCCACCTGAGAGCTAGTATACACGCATCAATTCActgctctctgctcctgactgtggaGTGTGTTGTAACTAGCggctttgagttcctgccaccTTCTGCAAGCAATAGAGTGTAACCAAAGACTGTGATCCAAATACTTTCTCCATTACCTTCCCTTTGTCAGAGAACTGtaccacagcaacaggaagtaaaACTAAGACAGTGATCCTAAGATACAGCCAAGAATCCGGTATTTAAACTTTTTCATTCTGCATGTGTGCGTATAGACATTCTCCTTTATAGATGAGTCATGCACAAACCGATGCCCCACGGAGGTGGCTCAGGGGGCAAAATACTTATGTAgctttgaggacctgagtttgagttgaattcctggaacccatgttAAGCCAGAGTCAGCAGCATGTGTCTGTGACATCAACACTTATATGGGGAGATGGGATAACACTTTGGAAAGCTGAGGGCCAactagcctggaacacacagggGTGAGCAGCAAGAGATCTTGCCTAAAGCAGGGTGGACGGTGAGAACTGacacctgagattgtcctctgatctccacacgcaCACCATTTCATGTGCACATCTGCatatacacaaagataaaaacaCAACTGCATAACCAATGACCACCTTCCCCTGGGGAACGCTACTGGTTATTTTTAGACCAAGAAAAGAAGTATATTTTGATGTTCTTTTTGATAATCAAGGATTATCTAGAGTAGGAAACCTTGAGGAGGTTCCCGTGTTTATGATTTGAGCTGAGATCACACAGCAAGCCCTCTCATGGATTGGGGGTGCTGTAAGCATATGTGTAGTCATTTCCCAAGGGAAAACAGTAAGAATGCATTTAGGAGAGGACTTAGCTCTTTGTGATTATTAATGCAACATACTACCGAACATCTCTAGGCCAGGCATTGTAATAGGCAACTTGAGATTTAAAGAGGAGTGTGTCCTCTGATTTTAAAGAACTTATAGTATGAGTTTTGATtgtcatattttataatataataatgttAGAAGATTGCTTATAAAGCTATTGGAAATCAAATTATTAGCTATAAATAGTATTgataacattttcaaagaaattctgtttttattttattctttcaaccTATTctcaactcctctctctctctctctctcctcccccttctctctctaactctctctctctctctctcctaccccttctccctcctgttgATATTATAGTAATAATTATTGTCATCTGGCATagggttttcttcctttttgctcAATGATATCTGaatttacttttgattttcttcCCAAACTCCGGTAACGGGTACCTGTTTTCATGATctatgcttttttgtttgtttgtttgtttttctcctttaaattctaGCAGTATATGTTAGCAGAAGCTTTTTGGGGATTCAGTTTTTGTCATCACCCTTATAAGCAAAGTAAGCTTTACTTTATTGGAAGCCTATGAAATCGAAGCACGCTACTTTCTTATCTTGGCCTAGAATGCAAGTTAAGCTGCAGAAAATCCTAGTACCATCCCAGCTTCAGGACCACACCCGCAGAAGGTGGTGTCTGTCCTAGATGCAGGCCTCATCATTCACAGCACGGccagtggagagggaggaaggggcagcAGGTACATGCTAAGAGGTGTGTCACATCTGTTACCAGCCACAGGTTTTTGTGTAACAGACCCAAGCTTGTACGCAGTGGAAGACTTTCCGGGCAGTTATGGCAAATTGGATTGGCATAGCATACACACATCacagttttgtttacttttgtctAAGACAAACTATTGGCTGTAATTTCAAAACAGGCTGGATGAGCATCGTTTGGACCTTTATAGGGATATACAGTTTTAAACTCAATCTTCTCGAACTTCTCTCCACAGGGTTTCAAAGAACCGTGGCCATTGCAGACTCCAATTACAACTGGTTTTATGGTCCAGAAAGCCAATTAGTGTTCCTGGATAAATTCGTCATGCGTAATGGCAGTGGAAACTGGCTAGCTGACCAGATCAGAAAGAACCGCGTGGTAGAAGGTCCAGGCACACCATCCAAAGGGCAGCGCTGGTGCACTCTACACACAGAATTTCTTTGGTATGACATGTTGAGCTGGCTTTCCAGTGAAATGGTTCCCGGGTTCATGCTGTGCACTGTTTTTCTATAAAAcgagcaaacaaaaaaaaccctttgcaTAAGTAGATATATCTTTAATTCAACTCTTATCAGTGTCTAAACCTGTTAAGAACAGATGGAtatcctgatagaacatccccattgtctcagtgtgtgggtgcacccctcgcggtcctgagttccttgctcgtgctctctctccttctgctcctgatttggaccttgagatttcagtctggtgttccaatgtgggtctctgtctcctttcatcgcctgatgaaggttaatattcaggagggagggggacttgatcgggggagggggaggaaaatgggaggcagtgtcggggaagaggcagaaatctttaataaataaaaaaataaaataaaataaaaattaaaaaaagaacagatggATATCTAATTACCACTTGcgctcttggttttcttttactGGATTTGTCCTAAGCTTGGGCTGTTGCACAGATGAACCTGCTTTTCTTAGATTTTatgtcattcatttttaaatagtagaaggagaaaactcacAGATTTGACCAGATTACTGTGAtgatcatcccccccccccaaaaaaagtagtCAAatagtttgttttgtcttggtaaACTGAGCATTATAATCCTCTAATGACATGGCCTTTCCCGAGTTTCGCAGCTGTTCAGAAGTGTGCACAGTGTTTGACAGTTTCACTTTGATAATAAAAAGACCGTGTAATTCTTTTTGTTGTAATCTTTTAAGCCTGGAAGGAGCTTGCGCCCCCCCCCCTTTAAGTGTTGCCAAGTGTGTTGGCCTCAAATAAGTTAAAATCAAGATGGTAGTTAATGGTTGAGTTTTTCAAAGCTATTGAAATTTGCACTTAGCCCCCAGATTAGCTTTCTGTAGAATTTCCTTGActttttttctccccccaccctgatgtttaaacaaagagaaaaattatcaaaGTAGGAACTACCTGGCATTTAACTGGCATTGTGGAACTCTTTTCACAAAGGAATTAGAGATATTAGCTCCTCCGAGGTATATGCAGTAATTACATGATTGTATTCTCACCCATAAAAAGACAGCCAAGAGAGTTCTAGAAAGCTACCTATTGGAGTTAGAATAATGCTGCATCTAAAGTTTAAATATGCCCCTGTACGAATATTTGAACCTATCAAGAGCTGAGAAAGTGGTCATTCAgctttctgtatatttgttgTTACCTTaattaagcaaatattttacTAGACCTCAGTACAGAGAGGACTTCTGATGTCCTGATACTGAGACTTCAGAAATCGAGAATGCCAAACACCAATAAGACCAACTCAACCATAGGTGACTTGTTCGCTAGGCGAAAGTATGTATGAGCTAAAAGTGAGTTCACATCTTCTTAGAGCAGCAGATCACATGATCTTATCATGGCAGTTGTCCTAGGTTGTGAAAAATCATCATCTTTGTGCTTAACATCTGCAGCATTTTGTATTAAGTATCATTCATATTCCATTAATGAAcattatgcataaataaaaatacgtCACTTTTATCTTAGAAGTTTGGCATCATCTTCAAATTAAACAAAGCAACCCCTTTGGTTCTGGGCTCAGCAGTAGCCACAGTTTTAAATGTGCCAATATTAGTTTCTTATAATTTGACCAGTTTATACGTTTTGGTATGCTATGCACAGTAAGTCATGTCTGCACTGTGAATTTCTGCCCTGCTTTACCGTTTTAGAGGAGAAGAGTCTACGAGAGGCACAGATTCCAGGCTGAGCATAGGCCTTGTCGAGCAGCGCTTCTTTGGTGCAGGTCCAGCAGGATGTTAGGATCCTCAGCCTAAAATGGAGTTCTCTAGAATAGGATCCCGTTGACCAGaattttgatggatttttttaaaatctgtgagCCCCAGTAGTTTGGGTGACAACTCTGAAATAGCCAAGTGAAGAAGATCCAAGCAGAGGTTAGTGCAGAAGCTGTTTCCAACTCCAGCCCAGTATCACAGGTTACACAGTGTGTTGTTCCCTTGAAGTCCCCAGTGCTCGCCCTTGTGCATGCTGTTTTGTGACAGGTCCCTGATACGCTGCCCTGCTCTGGGTGGCATTTGTAGATTGCATTTTGCTGCCACATTGCCATGTGGCAACATAATTCTAGAGAGTTCTTTTTACttccatcagaaaaaaaaacccatttaaCTTTGAAACACTTCATCCCTTCAGGTATGATGCCAGCTTGAAGTCAGTTCCACCTCCGGATTTTGGCACCCCAACACTGCATTATTTTGAAGACTGGGGTGTTGTGACTTATGGAAGTGCATTACCCGCAGAAATTAATAGATCATTCCTCTCCTTCAAGTCGGGAAAACTTGGGGGACGTGCAATATATGACATTGTCCACAGGAACAAATATAAAGATTGGATCAAAGGGTGGAGAAATTTCAACGCAGGACATGAGCATCCTGACCAAAACTCGTTCACTTTCGCCCCCAATGGAGTGCCTTTCATTACCGAGGCCCTCTACGGGCCCAAGTACACTTTCTTCAACAACGTGCTCATGTTTTCTCCAGCTGTGTCCAAGAGTTGCTTTTCTCCCTGGGAGGGTCAGGTCACAGAAGACTGTTCATCCAAATGGTCAAAGTACAAGCATGACCTGGCAGCCAGCTGTCAGGGGAGAGTCGTCGCAGTGGCTGAGAAAGATGGGGTGGTTTTTATCCGGGGAGAAGGCATAGGCGCTTACAACCCCCTGCTCCACCTGAAGAACATTCAGCGGAATCTGATCCTCCTacacccccagctcctcctcctggTTGACCAGATACACCTAGGAGAGGAGAGCCCCCTGGAGACAGCAGCGAGTTTCTTCCACAATGTGGACGTGCCTTTTGAGGAGACAGTAGTAGACGGGGTCCATGGAGCTTTCATCCGGCAGCGAGATGGCCTCTATAAAATGTACTGGATGGATGATACAGGTTATAGCGAGAAGGCAACCTTTGCCTCGGTGACATATCCTCGGGGCTATCCCTACAATGGGACGAATTATGTGAATGTCACCATGCACCTGCGAAGTCCCATCACCAGGGCAGCTTACCTCTTCATAGGGCCCTCTGTGGATGTCCAGAGCTTCAGCATCCATGGAGACCCTCAGCGGCTGGATGTTTTTGTAACTACCAATGAACATGCCTATGCCACTTACCTGTGGACAGGTGAGAGCCCAGGGCAGTCTGCGTTTGCACAGGTCATTGCAGATCATCAGAAAATTCTGTTTGACCGGAGTTCAGCCATCAAGAGCCCCACTGTCCCCGAAGTGAAAGATTATGCTGCTATTGTGGAACACAACCTGCAGCATTTTAAGCCAGTGTTCCGGCTGCTCGAGAAGCAGATCCTCTCGCGAGTCCAGAACACAGCCAGCTTTAGGAAGACTGCTGAGCGGCTATTGAGGTTTTCTGATAAGAGACAGACGGAGGAAGCCATTGACAGGATTTTTGCTATATCCCagcgacagcagcagcagcaaggcaAGTCAAAGAAAAGCCGAAGGGCAGGCAAGCGTTACAAGTTTGTGGATGCTGTCCCTGATATTTTTGCACAGATTGAAGTCAATGAGAAGAAAGTTCGACAGAAAGCTCAGATTTTGGCACAGAAAGAACTGCCCattgatgaagatgaagaaatgaaagaccttTTGGATTTTGCTGATGTCAcatatgaaaaacagaaaaatggggGTTCCATGAAAGGTGGCTTTGGACAGATGCGGATGGTGACGTCAAGCCGCAATAGAGCCCCATCACTGTCGGCCTCGTACACCAGACTCTTCTTGATTCTGAACATTGCCATCTTCTTTGTCATGTTGGCAATGCAGCTGACTTATTTCCAGAGGGCTCAGAGCCTCCAAGGCCAAAGGTGTCTTTATGCAGTCCTCCTAATAGATAGCTGTGTCTTATTGTGGTTATATTCCTCCTGTTCTCAAACTCAATGCTAGCACCAAAGCCATGAGCATTTAGATCACGAGAGTTCAcgcaaaaaaaatgaaaatatttttctgaatttgttatcTTTCATTCCCCCAGATTTATTGGTACAACTTTAAGGGAGGACGTTGTCACACAAAAATGCAGGAATGTGgagaacagccttggctgtccccaAGTATTTCTGTGAATGTTTGGCTTTGCTGAGTGACCAGTTATCATTAAAGACAAAATGCCTGTTCTTTATatcatatttttcttaatataaacaaaaatgatttatACAGAATTGGGTTTTATTATCGTTAATTTAATGCTGTTAGAAGCTTCCGGGTACTGTGTTATGGAACATACTGAGGCACATAATTCCAAGCAATAcaggcttttaaaatatgaataatgttATCCTAGGACCTGGAAGCTGTTCAAATAACATGATAAAATGATGGCATAAGATTGTAAAGGAACTGAAAGCCTTTTTCATGAAAACATGTGCAAATGAACATTTCTTTGGTGATGTTGGTCAATTCACGGATGTGATTTGTGACTTTATACATTCGTTGGCTTTTTGATAAATAACATAATGACAGGTAATTTCATATTATCTTTCCCTTCTATGCAAAATGTTTATAGACCCAATCAATAGataaagttttcaaaataaactattttatatCTTGAATCTCAATACCAAAGAACATGGGCCTAAAGTTTTGGtgtgattcttttgtttttattagaaagCTTTCTGCGAGTTTATTTTGCTAAATAAATCAATCATAACTATGATTCCCCTCCCCTGGTGTGCTTCTTCTTGTGTTCTTTTAAATTCAAAGTGTACTTGCTTTTTCCAAATTCTTTCAAGAGGTCTTCATTGGGGTATGCATTCATTAaactttcttatttttgagaaaagaaatttCACTGTGTATATTTTTCCTGTTTAAGCATATTTTAAACCTTTAACACAGAATCTGAATTCTGGTTACCTAAGTAAAACAACGTTTCTGTAATTACGTGCAGTTAAGTCCTCAGGCGCTAACAGCTGCGTGGAATGCTGGATATGTAGTCAAGTTTCTGCCTGAGCAGAAGAAAATGTTACACTTGGACCAAAAGCATAAATCACCTTACACATAGTATATTTGAGTCTGATATATTTCTCCCTGGAAAATAGGGACTGTATTAGATATATATTTCAAGATAAGGACATGCTCACTGATTTATGGAGCTAAAAGTAATAACAGTACGTCTCTTTCCAGGCCTTTATGTTCATAGGAACATCAGTAGGCATCAAAGACAAACCCAGAAGAACTCCTGTGAGTACCTTTTTGTGGTTCTAACTCAAATATTTTACACAAGGAAAACTTAAATCTTACTTTGAGCATTGCTACCCTTCTTATACTCAAAGCCTAGAAACTGACTTCTGAGGAAGTGGTTCGTCCCTCTCAGGAGACGTCTCTAGGGAGGATGTCATTACACACTGTTTAAAGAAGAATGTTTTCAGAAGAATAATGCTTCCGTTTGTCCTTCACGGTTGCTCTTACTGGGATTTATACTTGCTTTGTGTGACAGATTCTCCATTTACTTAACCTCATTCAACATTCCTCTCTTCTACTCTTTCTCATTCAAAAAGATGAATTGTCTGAAATGATAAAAAAGGGGACTTAAAAGGGGGAGGCTACTCTTTGAGGTTACCAAGAAAACCTGACCTCAGCTCTGAAGCACGGGCATGGTTTGTAACAAAGATGGAAATTCCACGTGAAAGCCAAATCTAGCATTCCTTTTAACTTAGTAATAAATTAAGGCCGGCATTGACCGGCCTTGACAATGTTTTAGTCCCCTTCGTATGCTGGCTAACCAGAACATGCCCTCACttttgaagtaatttttaaaaataagttaatattgCATCTCTTTGGCTTTTCCCTCTTCTAATGAATGGGAGCATTCTTtggcatttcattttaaaaagaacttcttggatggTTTCTTAAGTGACCAAGTGAAAGGTTGTGCTAAAACGAATCAGATCTCTTCATAATGGGGCATGTTTTCTATCAGGCATCGTGTATATTTGGGTCAAATTAAAGAACTCTTTGTATCTTCAATTAAACCAGGCAATGCTAGAGCCCTCCTGAAACTGAGCAGTCAGTATGGACTCTGTCTCAGTGCTGCTCACAGTGAAAGGAATGTTTCGTTTGTGGCTAATGTATGAGCTGTTGTTCAGGACTGAGCAGGACTCTGGGTCCCAGCCTCCAAGGAAATATGAGCATCCTTAGCAGAGAGTGGATGCAACATATTACTGTGCTTAAAGATGATTAGCTTTTAAGCATCCATGGTGATgctgtaaaaatatttttggatataATTGTTAAAGTCACCAGACATaactggtgcacacctttaatcccagcactctggaagcagaggcatatggatctctgtgagttcaaggccagactggtctatatagtgagttccagaacagccagggatatgtaaagagaacttgtcttaaaaaggaaaaaattgttGAAAGTCATGCTAGAGAGATTGCCTGGTTTGTAAAGCAATTGCTGTtcacataaggacctgagtttgaatcccaagTAGGCTAAAAAGCTATACACAGTGGCCTGTGCATCTATAACTAATTCCCATacagaggagggagaaatgggTGAATCCCTGGAGTTTGCCAGCCACTCCTAGTCTAGCCAaaagagtgagctccaggtccagtaaAGAGACCCTGTACCAAAATCCAAGAGGAAGGCAATAGAACATCACCTTGTGGCCTTGGAACTCATGCATGAGCgtatatcacacacatgcacactaaagTAAGTCCATGTGTTAGAATTATAAAGCAAGACTAGTGCAGAATGGGAAAGGGGAAGTGGATGGGAACAAGATACATACCCTCATGGAGTGAAGCGTAGACTTGGGTTATGAGGTAAACCCTGAGTTTGACCCCAATGATTAAAAACAGGTAGATTATGAGGTTTAAGTCAGAGGTCTCTTGATAGTAGCCCCAGCTGTTACAATGTAGATGACAGCTTAGCATTCTACAACACCAGAGAATAGAGAGGATATATTGGTCGTTAAAGCATTGCTaagaagcctggtggtggtggtgcatgcttttaattcttggaaggaagaggcaggcagatggatctctgtgagttcaaggccagccctgatctacaagagctagttccaggagagactccaactccaaagctacagagaaaccctgtctccaacccccccccaaaaaaaaacaaaaaaaaggaaaagcattgCTAAGGACTTTGGGCTTTATTCTGTAGTGAGGGGTCCTTAACCTTTTTGATGATCAGTATAGCTTAGGGATATGCTATAGACCCATGACTGAGAAAGCATTGAAGAATTTTTATGAAATGGAAAATGTTTATGGAAGATGACTTCACACATCCTCCTGTTTTAAAAACTTGAAGTGGCTTTAAAATGCCTCCACGTTCTCATCTGATTTCTGCTAAATTTCATGTAATGCTATAGATTGAgcaaattataaacaatatatgtCCTTTGACTCACAGTCTGCCAGTTGGAAAATCAGAGGTCCTGATGCCACATACCATGAGGACTTTCTTGTTGCAACAGGACATGGCCAAAGCTAGCACATGGAGAAAAGAGATGGAGCAAACTGGGGAAAGGGATCATAAGGCATCTCTGATAAACTAACCCACTAGAGGAGGCTCATTCTTCTCAAGGCCATCATGGTGGCAGTAATACTTCAGCAAGTGTTTTGGAGGGAGCGCTCAAACCATACTCCTCCGTTTTCCATACTCACACTCTAGGGGGCGATCCACTCTGGCTAGGATTCACTATAAGCATTGGGGAGACAcaaaggaattttctttttaaatgacaaGACCTGCattatagaaagacaattatggcTTCAATGTAGGTGTACCGAGTGGGAGGGTTAGAGGTTATTTCCATAGTCTAAGTAAGAGACAATTAGCTCTTTGACAGCTCACAGGCAAAATGTGTGACTGAATGCCTTTATAGAAAGCCTGTGTACTTTGTGGGAGTGTTGGCCTAAGGATGAGTCAAGGTTAGTCTTGGTGTGCCTGAGTCCCGCCATCAATATGGCTTCCTGAACGTGTATGCCTCACTGGCCTGGCTATCCCTTAACCCCAGGAAATTATCCAGAGTCTCCTGTCGTTTCTCTTTTCTGACTGCCTTTTCCAGGGATTAAACTTTGATTGGCATGTCTGGAGTATTAAGTGGGTAGAAGAgagtgaaggaagaaagataCTGGAAAGATAGACCAGGTTAACT is from Microtus pennsylvanicus isolate mMicPen1 chromosome 1, mMicPen1.hap1, whole genome shotgun sequence and encodes:
- the Dse gene encoding dermatan-sulfate epimerase isoform X2, yielding MYETSYRRGWGFQYLHNHQPTNCMALLTGSLVLMNQGYLQEAYLWTKQVLTIMEKSLVLLREVTDGSLYEGVAYGSYTTRSLFQYMFLVQRHFDINHFGHPWLKQHFAFMYRTILPGFQRTVAIADSNYNWFYGPESQLVFLDKFVMRNGSGNWLADQIRKNRVVEGPGTPSKGQRWCTLHTEFLWYDASLKSVPPPDFGTPTLHYFEDWGVVTYGSALPAEINRSFLSFKSGKLGGRAIYDIVHRNKYKDWIKGWRNFNAGHEHPDQNSFTFAPNGVPFITEALYGPKYTFFNNVLMFSPAVSKSCFSPWEGQVTEDCSSKWSKYKHDLAASCQGRVVAVAEKDGVVFIRGEGIGAYNPLLHLKNIQRNLILLHPQLLLLVDQIHLGEESPLETAASFFHNVDVPFEETVVDGVHGAFIRQRDGLYKMYWMDDTGYSEKATFASVTYPRGYPYNGTNYVNVTMHLRSPITRAAYLFIGPSVDVQSFSIHGDPQRLDVFVTTNEHAYATYLWTGESPGQSAFAQVIADHQKILFDRSSAIKSPTVPEVKDYAAIVEHNLQHFKPVFRLLEKQILSRVQNTASFRKTAERLLRFSDKRQTEEAIDRIFAISQRQQQQQGKSKKSRRAGKRYKFVDAVPDIFAQIEVNEKKVRQKAQILAQKELPIDEDEEMKDLLDFADVTYEKQKNGGSMKGGFGQMRMVTSSRNRAPSLSASYTRLFLILNIAIFFVMLAMQLTYFQRAQSLQGQRCLYAVLLIDSCVLLWLYSSCSQTQC
- the Dse gene encoding dermatan-sulfate epimerase isoform X1, translated to MRTHTRGAPSVFFIYLLCFVSAYITDENPEVMIPFTNANYDSHPMLYFSRREVAELQLRAASSHEHIAARLTEAVHTMLSNPLEYLPPWDHKEYSARWNEIYGNNLGALAMFCVLYPENIEARDMAKDYMERMAAQPSWLVKDAPWDEVPLAHSLVGFATAYDFLYNYLSKTQQETFLEVIANASSYMYETSYRRGWGFQYLHNHQPTNCMALLTGSLVLMNQGYLQEAYLWTKQVLTIMEKSLVLLREVTDGSLYEGVAYGSYTTRSLFQYMFLVQRHFDINHFGHPWLKQHFAFMYRTILPGFQRTVAIADSNYNWFYGPESQLVFLDKFVMRNGSGNWLADQIRKNRVVEGPGTPSKGQRWCTLHTEFLWYDASLKSVPPPDFGTPTLHYFEDWGVVTYGSALPAEINRSFLSFKSGKLGGRAIYDIVHRNKYKDWIKGWRNFNAGHEHPDQNSFTFAPNGVPFITEALYGPKYTFFNNVLMFSPAVSKSCFSPWEGQVTEDCSSKWSKYKHDLAASCQGRVVAVAEKDGVVFIRGEGIGAYNPLLHLKNIQRNLILLHPQLLLLVDQIHLGEESPLETAASFFHNVDVPFEETVVDGVHGAFIRQRDGLYKMYWMDDTGYSEKATFASVTYPRGYPYNGTNYVNVTMHLRSPITRAAYLFIGPSVDVQSFSIHGDPQRLDVFVTTNEHAYATYLWTGESPGQSAFAQVIADHQKILFDRSSAIKSPTVPEVKDYAAIVEHNLQHFKPVFRLLEKQILSRVQNTASFRKTAERLLRFSDKRQTEEAIDRIFAISQRQQQQQGKSKKSRRAGKRYKFVDAVPDIFAQIEVNEKKVRQKAQILAQKELPIDEDEEMKDLLDFADVTYEKQKNGGSMKGGFGQMRMVTSSRNRAPSLSASYTRLFLILNIAIFFVMLAMQLTYFQRAQSLQGQRCLYAVLLIDSCVLLWLYSSCSQTQC